In one window of Micromonospora cathayae DNA:
- a CDS encoding ABC transporter ATP-binding protein, giving the protein MGEVTVRGFGWRHAGRRAWAVRGVDLRIERGERVLLLGASGAGKSTLLAALAGLLPEDSGEREGRIEIDGRDPRTARDRVGMVFQDPESQLVMARCGDDVAFGLENRGVPADRIWPRVDEALARVGFPYGRDRPTAALSGGEQQRLALAGALALRPGLLLLDEPTANLDPAGADLVRRAVAEAVATDTTLILVEHRVAEALPLVDRVVVLAAGGGVRADGPPAQVFAEHGAALAAEGVWVPGHPVPPRRATGPAGELLLTADRLGLPPRLAPTDLPVRAGEVLAVLGPNGAGKSTLALLLGGLLRPGAGRLTADRALAGADHRTPPHRWRAPALARRIGSVFQDPEHQFVTGTVFDELALGPRRTGQPEAAVRSTVDGLLTRLKLDRLARANPYTLSGGEARRLSVATALATAPRLLVCDEPTFGQDRRTWSELVDLFAELRAAGHGIVTVTHDPDFVAALADRRVVLAPSGRPPAGDAPGPVTVRPHAAAGPADAAPSSADTATRPADAATSPAAPHPADAAAGPGRGARP; this is encoded by the coding sequence GTGGGCGAGGTCACGGTACGGGGGTTCGGGTGGCGGCACGCCGGCCGCCGGGCCTGGGCGGTACGCGGGGTGGACCTGCGGATCGAACGTGGGGAACGGGTGCTCCTGCTCGGCGCATCGGGGGCGGGCAAGAGCACCCTGCTCGCCGCGCTGGCCGGGCTGCTACCGGAGGACTCCGGCGAGCGCGAGGGCCGCATCGAGATCGACGGGCGTGACCCGCGTACCGCCCGGGACCGGGTCGGCATGGTCTTCCAGGACCCGGAGAGCCAGCTCGTGATGGCCCGCTGCGGCGACGACGTGGCGTTCGGGCTGGAGAACCGGGGAGTGCCGGCCGACCGGATCTGGCCCCGGGTGGACGAGGCGCTGGCCCGGGTCGGCTTCCCGTACGGCCGGGACCGCCCGACCGCCGCCCTCTCCGGAGGGGAGCAGCAGCGGCTCGCGCTGGCCGGTGCGCTCGCCCTGCGTCCCGGGTTGCTGCTGCTCGACGAACCGACGGCCAACCTCGACCCGGCCGGGGCGGACCTGGTCCGGCGGGCGGTCGCCGAGGCGGTGGCGACCGACACCACGCTGATCCTGGTCGAGCACCGGGTGGCCGAGGCGCTGCCGCTGGTCGACCGGGTGGTGGTGCTCGCCGCCGGGGGCGGCGTCCGCGCCGACGGGCCGCCCGCGCAGGTCTTCGCCGAGCACGGTGCCGCGCTCGCCGCCGAGGGGGTCTGGGTGCCGGGCCATCCGGTGCCGCCCCGCCGGGCCACCGGGCCGGCCGGGGAGCTGCTGCTCACCGCCGACCGGCTCGGCCTGCCGCCCCGCCTCGCCCCCACCGACCTGCCGGTACGCGCCGGTGAGGTGCTCGCCGTCCTCGGCCCGAACGGGGCGGGCAAGTCCACCCTCGCGCTGCTCCTCGGTGGTCTGCTGCGGCCGGGCGCAGGACGGCTCACCGCCGACCGGGCACTTGCCGGGGCCGACCACCGCACTCCCCCGCACCGGTGGCGGGCGCCCGCGCTGGCCCGCCGGATCGGCTCGGTCTTCCAGGATCCGGAACACCAGTTCGTCACCGGTACGGTCTTCGACGAGCTGGCGCTCGGTCCACGCCGGACGGGCCAGCCGGAGGCGGCGGTACGGTCCACCGTGGACGGGCTGCTGACCCGACTGAAGCTGGACCGGTTGGCGCGCGCCAACCCGTACACCCTCTCCGGCGGGGAGGCCCGGCGGCTGAGTGTGGCGACCGCCCTGGCCACCGCGCCCCGCCTGCTGGTCTGCGACGAGCCCACCTTCGGGCAGGACCGGCGGACCTGGTCGGAGCTGGTCGACCTGTTCGCCGAGCTGCGTGCCGCCGGGCACGGCATCGTGACGGTCACCCACGACCCGGACTTCGTCGCCGCGCTCGCCGACCGGCGGGTCGTCCTGGCCCCGTCCGGTCGTCCCCCGGCGGGCGACGCGCCCGGACCGGTCACCGTCCGTCCCCACGCGGCAGCGGGACCGGCCGACGCCGCCCCGTCTTCGGCCGACACCGCCACGCGCCCGGCCGACGCCGCCACGTCCCCGGCCGCCCCGCACCCGGCCGATGCGGCGGCGGGACCGGGTCGCGGGGCGCGGCCGTGA
- a CDS encoding energy-coupling factor transporter transmembrane component T family protein, translated as MISVEPVADPTAPLARRNPVAKVAAALVFSFTLVATLDPVAPALALAVELAVLPLFGIRYRVLARRAWPLLLGAVGILVSLVLFAAERDGRTLVEAGPVVVTSGVLLTALGLVLRLFAVALPGVIVFATTDPTDLADALIQNAKAPPRFAIGALAAFRLVPMLGQEWQMISMARRARGVDAGRNPLARLRLFASTGFGLLVGAIRRGTRLAVAMDARGFDAGTPRTVARRQRFTPADGLLIAGAALLAGGALAVSVALGTFRPLVG; from the coding sequence GTGATCAGTGTCGAGCCGGTCGCCGATCCGACCGCGCCGCTGGCCCGCCGCAACCCGGTGGCGAAGGTGGCCGCCGCGCTGGTCTTCTCGTTCACGCTGGTCGCCACCCTCGACCCGGTCGCCCCGGCGCTCGCCCTGGCCGTCGAGCTGGCGGTGCTGCCGCTGTTCGGAATCCGGTACCGGGTGCTCGCCCGCCGGGCCTGGCCGCTGCTGCTCGGCGCGGTGGGCATCCTGGTCAGCCTGGTGCTGTTCGCCGCCGAGCGGGACGGCCGGACCCTGGTCGAGGCCGGACCGGTGGTGGTGACCTCCGGGGTGCTGCTCACCGCCCTCGGGTTGGTGCTGCGGTTGTTCGCGGTGGCGCTGCCCGGGGTGATCGTGTTCGCCACCACCGACCCGACCGACCTGGCCGACGCGCTGATCCAGAACGCGAAGGCCCCGCCCCGGTTCGCGATCGGCGCGCTGGCCGCGTTCCGGCTGGTGCCGATGCTCGGCCAGGAATGGCAGATGATCAGCATGGCCCGCCGGGCGCGGGGGGTGGACGCGGGCCGGAATCCGCTGGCCCGGCTGCGGCTCTTCGCGTCCACCGGGTTCGGGCTGCTGGTCGGGGCGATCCGGCGGGGCACCCGGCTGGCGGTGGCGATGGACGCCCGGGGCTTCGACGCCGGAACTCCCCGTACGGTGGCCCGCCGGCAGCGGTTCACCCCGGCGGACGGGCTGCTGATCGCCGGGGCGGCGCTGCTGGCCGGTGGGGCGCTGGCGGTCAGCGTCGCGCTCGGCACCTTCCGCCCGCTGGTCGGCTGA
- a CDS encoding isoprenyl transferase has translation MRAGARTPKPPTPHPSGARPPALPAEAVPKHVAVVMDGNGRWAKERGLPRTKGHEAGEFSLFDTVEGAIELGIPYLSAYAFSTENWRRSPDEVRFLMGFNRDVIRRRRDQLVELGVRVVWSGRAGRLWKSVIGELQTAEEMSKDNTTLTLQFCVNYGGQAEIADAAAAIARDVAAGKLDPAKVTEKTVAKYLYHPEIPEVDLFLRPSGEERISNFLLWQTAYAELVFLDTLWPDFDRRHLWYACELYAQRDRRFGGALPNPVAPPAPAV, from the coding sequence ATGAGGGCCGGCGCGCGTACGCCGAAACCGCCGACGCCGCACCCGTCCGGGGCCCGGCCCCCGGCGCTGCCCGCCGAGGCGGTGCCGAAGCACGTCGCGGTGGTGATGGACGGCAACGGCCGGTGGGCCAAGGAACGCGGCCTGCCCCGCACCAAGGGCCACGAGGCGGGCGAGTTCTCCCTCTTCGACACCGTCGAGGGCGCGATCGAGCTGGGCATCCCCTACCTGTCGGCGTACGCCTTCTCCACCGAGAACTGGCGGCGCTCGCCGGACGAGGTCCGGTTCCTGATGGGCTTCAACCGGGACGTGATCCGGCGACGCCGGGACCAACTGGTCGAGCTGGGCGTACGGGTGGTCTGGTCGGGGCGGGCCGGTCGGCTCTGGAAGAGCGTGATCGGCGAGCTGCAGACCGCCGAGGAGATGTCGAAGGACAACACCACGCTGACCCTCCAGTTCTGTGTGAACTACGGCGGCCAGGCCGAGATCGCCGATGCCGCCGCCGCGATCGCCCGGGACGTCGCCGCCGGCAAGCTCGACCCGGCGAAGGTCACCGAGAAGACCGTGGCGAAGTACCTCTACCACCCGGAGATCCCCGAGGTGGACCTGTTCCTGCGGCCGTCCGGCGAGGAACGGATCTCCAACTTCCTGCTCTGGCAGACCGCGTACGCCGAGCTGGTCTTCCTGGACACGCTCTGGCCGGACTTCGACCGCCGTCACCTGTGGTACGCCTGCGAGCTGTACGCGCAGCGCGACCGGCGGTTCGGCGGCGCGCTGCCCAACCCGGTCGCCCCACCCGCCCCGGCGGTGTGA
- a CDS encoding acyltransferase family protein: MRNRYLDLLRFLAIIRVVVYHVTGWATLTLVFPAMSVMFALAGSLMAASLDRSGTAAVGRRLRRLLPSLWVVAAVFVPAMLLTGLALNWRVLLWLFPITDPPANGWGALALSVIWYLRDYLWFVLASPLALWLFRRAPLPTLLAPYVLLLVVELGFPGAPIVLRDFGLYFGAWLLGFAHHDGMLRRLSNRVLFPVAGVLATAGGAWIYTHPGARGYDLNDIRIGNALWAAAFILIALGRAPATAAWVDRNAVLGRAVTVLNRRALTVYLWHMPFVVALTPLVDVVGWSHQDPVGLAIRVVLVFALVGLVTMMVGWVEDVAARRPPELLPGGRRSRPASRGGPTDPAPPTGPTRPTPTDPATLTPADAAVAAASTARLR; encoded by the coding sequence ATGCGAAACCGATACCTGGATCTGCTGCGCTTCCTCGCCATCATTCGGGTCGTGGTCTACCACGTCACCGGGTGGGCCACGCTCACCCTGGTCTTCCCGGCCATGTCGGTGATGTTCGCGCTGGCCGGCTCGCTGATGGCCGCGTCGCTCGACCGCTCCGGCACCGCCGCGGTCGGCCGCCGGCTCCGCCGACTGCTGCCCTCGCTCTGGGTGGTCGCGGCGGTCTTCGTACCGGCGATGCTGCTGACCGGGCTGGCGCTGAACTGGCGGGTGCTGCTCTGGCTCTTCCCGATCACCGACCCGCCGGCCAACGGCTGGGGGGCGCTCGCGTTGAGCGTGATCTGGTACCTGCGCGACTACCTCTGGTTCGTGCTCGCCTCGCCGCTGGCGCTCTGGCTGTTCCGGCGGGCCCCGCTACCCACCCTGCTGGCCCCGTACGTCCTGCTGCTCGTGGTCGAGCTGGGCTTTCCGGGCGCGCCGATCGTGCTGCGCGACTTCGGGCTCTACTTCGGAGCGTGGCTGCTCGGCTTCGCCCACCACGACGGCATGCTGCGCCGACTGTCCAACCGGGTGCTCTTCCCCGTCGCCGGGGTGCTCGCCACCGCCGGCGGTGCGTGGATCTACACCCACCCCGGAGCCCGTGGCTACGACCTCAACGACATCCGGATCGGCAACGCCCTGTGGGCGGCGGCGTTCATCCTGATCGCCCTCGGCCGCGCACCCGCCACCGCCGCCTGGGTCGACCGGAACGCGGTCCTCGGTCGGGCGGTGACCGTACTGAACCGGCGCGCCCTGACCGTGTACCTCTGGCACATGCCCTTCGTGGTGGCCCTCACCCCGCTGGTCGACGTGGTCGGCTGGTCCCATCAGGACCCGGTCGGGCTGGCCATCCGGGTGGTCCTGGTCTTCGCCCTGGTCGGGCTGGTCACCATGATGGTCGGCTGGGTGGAGGACGTGGCGGCCCGCCGCCCGCCCGAACTGCTGCCCGGCGGCCGGCGGTCCCGGCCCGCCAGCCGCGGCGGGCCGACCGACCCCGCACCGCCGACCGGCCCGACCCGGCCGACGCCGACCGACCCCGCGACCCTGACGCCCGCGGACGCCGCCGTGGCGGCGGCCAGCACCGCCCGACTCCGTTGA
- the era gene encoding GTPase Era yields the protein MSSVTGGERPYRAGFACFVGRPNAGKSTLTNAIVGQKIAITSSKPQTTRHVIRAVLHRPDSQLVLVDTPGLHRPRTLLGERLNDLVRTTWSEVDVIGLCIPADEPVGRGDRFITGELAELKATVLAVVTKTDLVDKKRLAEQLLAVSELGDFAAVVPVSAVSGHQVDTLVEVMTGYLPASPQLYPDDMLTEDPEQVLVAELVREAALEGVRDELPHSIAVIVEEMIPEGQVMKIYADVYVERPSQKAIVIGHRGSRLKDVGTRARRQIEELLGTRVYLDLHVRVAKDWQRDPKQLRRLGF from the coding sequence GTGAGTTCCGTGACCGGGGGCGAGCGTCCGTACCGTGCTGGTTTCGCCTGTTTCGTCGGGCGGCCGAACGCGGGCAAGTCGACGCTGACCAACGCGATCGTCGGGCAGAAGATCGCGATCACCTCGAGTAAGCCGCAGACCACCCGGCACGTCATCCGGGCGGTGCTGCACCGGCCGGACTCGCAACTCGTCCTGGTGGACACTCCCGGCCTGCACCGTCCCCGTACGTTGCTCGGCGAGCGCCTCAACGACCTGGTCCGGACGACCTGGAGCGAGGTCGACGTGATCGGCCTGTGCATCCCGGCGGACGAGCCGGTCGGGCGGGGGGACCGGTTCATCACCGGCGAACTGGCCGAGCTGAAGGCGACCGTGCTGGCGGTGGTGACCAAGACCGACCTGGTGGACAAGAAGCGGCTGGCCGAGCAGTTGCTGGCGGTCAGCGAACTGGGCGACTTCGCCGCCGTGGTGCCGGTCAGCGCGGTCTCCGGGCACCAGGTGGACACCCTGGTCGAGGTGATGACCGGCTACCTGCCGGCGTCGCCGCAGCTCTACCCGGACGACATGCTCACCGAGGATCCGGAGCAGGTGCTGGTGGCCGAACTGGTCCGGGAGGCGGCCCTGGAGGGCGTCCGGGACGAGTTGCCGCACTCGATCGCGGTGATCGTCGAGGAGATGATCCCCGAGGGGCAGGTCATGAAGATCTACGCCGACGTCTACGTCGAGCGGCCCAGCCAGAAGGCGATCGTGATCGGGCACCGGGGGAGCCGGCTCAAGGACGTCGGTACCCGGGCGCGTCGGCAGATCGAGGAGTTGCTGGGTACCCGGGTCTACCTCGACCTGCACGTCCGGGTGGCGAAGGACTGGCAGCGGGATCCGAAGCAGTTGCGCCGGTTGGGCTTCTGA
- a CDS encoding cytidine deaminase yields the protein MPESPAVPSTGSVPAELGAEDAKLVILARGARGRVGAVEGAAVRDQDGRTYAAASVALPSLTLTALQLAVASAVAAGASSLEAAVVVTEASTLDAAGHAAVRDLAVGAPIHLAAPDGTVLGTVVE from the coding sequence ATGCCTGAGTCACCCGCCGTACCATCCACCGGGTCCGTCCCGGCCGAGCTGGGCGCCGAGGACGCCAAGCTGGTCATCCTGGCCCGGGGGGCCCGGGGCCGGGTCGGTGCCGTCGAGGGCGCGGCGGTACGCGACCAGGACGGTCGGACGTACGCCGCGGCCAGTGTCGCGTTGCCGTCGTTGACGCTGACCGCCCTGCAACTCGCGGTCGCCTCGGCGGTGGCGGCCGGCGCGTCCTCGCTGGAGGCGGCGGTGGTGGTGACCGAGGCGTCGACCCTGGACGCGGCCGGGCACGCGGCGGTCCGCGATCTCGCGGTGGGCGCCCCGATCCACCTGGCGGCCCCGGACGGCACGGTCCTCGGCACGGTGGTCGAGTGA
- a CDS encoding hemolysin family protein has product MAVDPGPVMETPLLAARAAGLPDLQLLVFAAGLVVLAGVIAATEAALAAVSPARAAELARDGARGARTLQVVATDVVRHLNLLLLLRLLAELTATTLVALVAVDTFGAGWRAALVTAGAMTVISFVVVGVGPRTIGRQHAYAVGRVVAPFVRWLGRVLNPLASLLILIGNAVTPGKGFREGPFATQVELRELVDLAEQRGVVEHGERQMIHSVFALGDTIAREVMVPRTEMVWIEEHKTLSQALVLFLRSGFSRIPVIGESVDDVLGVLYLKDLIRRTQGGDARTEQLPVAELMRPATFVPESKPVDDLLSEMQAARNHLVIVVDEYGGTGGLVTIEDILEEIVGEITDEYDVERPPVEHLPEEGVVRVTARLPVEDLGELFDTELPTDEVETVGGLLAQALGRVPIPGAEAEVAGLHLVAEGTTGRRNRIDSVLVRRVEPADEQESPGRGESAEPRGDDQNRTDERQPADA; this is encoded by the coding sequence TTGGCGGTCGACCCGGGCCCAGTGATGGAGACTCCGCTACTGGCGGCCCGCGCCGCCGGCCTGCCCGATCTGCAACTGCTGGTCTTCGCCGCCGGTCTGGTGGTGCTGGCCGGGGTCATCGCGGCGACCGAGGCGGCGCTGGCCGCCGTCTCGCCGGCGCGCGCCGCCGAACTGGCCCGGGACGGGGCGCGCGGCGCGCGCACCCTCCAGGTGGTCGCCACCGACGTGGTCCGCCACCTCAACCTGCTGCTCCTGCTCCGGCTGCTGGCCGAGCTGACCGCCACCACGCTGGTGGCCCTGGTCGCGGTGGACACCTTCGGCGCGGGCTGGCGGGCCGCCCTGGTCACCGCCGGGGCGATGACCGTGATCAGCTTCGTGGTGGTCGGGGTGGGTCCGCGCACCATCGGCCGGCAGCACGCGTACGCGGTGGGCCGGGTGGTCGCGCCGTTCGTCCGCTGGCTGGGCCGGGTGCTCAACCCGCTCGCCTCGCTGCTGATCCTGATCGGCAACGCGGTGACCCCGGGCAAGGGGTTCCGGGAGGGGCCGTTCGCCACCCAGGTGGAGTTGCGTGAGCTGGTCGACCTGGCCGAGCAGCGCGGGGTGGTGGAGCACGGCGAACGTCAGATGATCCACTCGGTCTTCGCGCTCGGCGACACCATCGCCCGCGAGGTGATGGTGCCGCGTACCGAGATGGTGTGGATCGAGGAGCACAAGACGCTCTCCCAGGCGCTGGTGTTGTTCCTGCGCTCGGGCTTCTCCCGGATCCCGGTGATCGGCGAGAGCGTGGACGACGTGCTCGGGGTGCTCTACCTCAAGGACCTGATCCGGCGTACCCAGGGTGGCGACGCCCGCACCGAGCAGCTCCCGGTGGCCGAGCTGATGCGACCGGCGACCTTCGTGCCCGAGTCCAAGCCGGTGGACGACCTGCTCTCCGAGATGCAGGCCGCCCGTAACCACCTGGTGATCGTCGTCGACGAGTACGGCGGCACCGGTGGGCTGGTCACCATCGAGGACATCCTCGAGGAGATCGTCGGTGAGATCACCGACGAGTACGACGTCGAACGCCCGCCGGTGGAGCACCTGCCGGAGGAGGGGGTGGTGCGGGTCACCGCCCGGCTCCCGGTGGAGGATCTGGGCGAGCTGTTCGACACCGAACTCCCCACCGACGAGGTGGAGACGGTCGGTGGGCTGCTGGCGCAGGCGCTGGGCCGGGTGCCGATCCCGGGCGCGGAGGCCGAGGTGGCCGGGCTGCACCTGGTCGCCGAGGGCACCACCGGTCGACGTAACCGGATCGACTCGGTGCTGGTGCGTCGGGTGGAGCCGGCCGACGAGCAGGAGAGTCCGGGGCGGGGCGAGTCCGCCGAGCCCCGGGGAGACGACCAGAACCGAACCGATGAGAGGCAACCCGCCGATGCCTGA
- the ybeY gene encoding rRNA maturation RNase YbeY produces MSIEIANESGVAVDTDAVLAVARHALDEMGVNPLAELSVLLVDIDYMTELNHRWMGGDGPTDVLAFPMDEGSVDHGPGETTGGAGEPALLGDIVLCPEVAAKQAATAGHSSADELHLLTVHGVLHLLGYDHAEPEEEREMFGLQARLLASWRSTRAQ; encoded by the coding sequence GTGTCCATCGAGATCGCCAACGAGTCCGGTGTCGCCGTCGACACCGACGCGGTACTCGCCGTCGCCCGGCACGCCCTCGACGAGATGGGGGTCAACCCCCTCGCCGAGCTGTCCGTGCTGCTGGTCGACATCGACTACATGACCGAGCTGAACCACCGCTGGATGGGCGGCGACGGGCCGACCGACGTGCTCGCCTTCCCCATGGACGAGGGCAGCGTCGACCACGGTCCGGGGGAGACCACCGGCGGGGCGGGCGAGCCGGCCCTGCTCGGTGACATCGTGCTCTGCCCGGAGGTGGCGGCCAAGCAGGCGGCCACCGCCGGGCACAGCTCCGCCGACGAGCTGCACCTGCTCACCGTGCACGGGGTGCTGCACCTGCTCGGCTACGACCACGCCGAGCCGGAGGAGGAGCGCGAGATGTTCGGGCTCCAGGCCCGGCTGCTCGCCAGTTGGCGGTCGACCCGGGCCCAGTGA
- a CDS encoding PhoH family protein, which translates to MTGTPPPGPSRAQTRITVPDSKIMVNLLGAGDEILRLVERSVDSDVHVRGNEITITGVPADNARAERLFGELIELIEKGETLTTDAVRRTVSMLEQGGTERPAEVLTLNILSRRGRTIRPKTLGQKRYVDSIDAHTIVFGIGPAGTGKTYLAMAKAVQALQAKQVNRIILTRPAVEAGERLGFLPGTLNEKIDPYLRPLYDALHDMLDPETIPKLMAAGTIEVAPLAYMRGRTLNDAFIILDEAQNTTPEQMKMFLTRLGFGSKIVVTGDVTQVDLPGGTQSGLRVVREILTSVEDVHFAQLSSSDVVRHRLVGEIVDAYARWDAEQENQQAQSVHAVPGRAAQGGRAGRRR; encoded by the coding sequence ATGACCGGCACCCCACCTCCCGGCCCGTCCCGGGCGCAGACCAGGATCACCGTCCCCGACTCCAAGATCATGGTCAACCTGCTCGGCGCGGGGGACGAGATCCTCCGGCTCGTCGAACGATCGGTCGACAGCGACGTGCACGTCCGCGGCAACGAGATCACCATCACCGGTGTCCCGGCGGACAATGCCCGCGCCGAGCGCCTCTTCGGTGAGCTGATCGAACTGATCGAGAAAGGCGAGACACTGACCACCGACGCCGTGCGGCGTACCGTCAGCATGCTCGAGCAGGGCGGCACCGAGCGGCCCGCCGAGGTCCTGACCCTCAACATCCTCTCCCGGCGGGGTCGCACCATCCGACCCAAGACGCTCGGGCAGAAGCGCTACGTCGACTCGATCGACGCGCACACCATCGTCTTCGGCATCGGCCCCGCCGGCACCGGCAAGACCTACCTGGCGATGGCGAAGGCCGTCCAGGCGTTGCAGGCCAAGCAGGTCAACCGGATCATCCTCACCCGGCCGGCAGTCGAGGCGGGGGAGCGGCTGGGCTTCCTGCCCGGCACCCTCAACGAGAAGATCGACCCGTACCTCCGCCCGCTCTACGACGCGCTGCACGACATGCTCGACCCGGAGACCATCCCGAAGCTGATGGCGGCCGGCACCATCGAGGTCGCCCCGCTGGCATATATGAGGGGCCGGACCCTTAACGACGCGTTCATCATTCTCGACGAGGCGCAGAACACCACGCCCGAGCAGATGAAGATGTTCCTGACCCGGCTCGGCTTCGGCTCGAAGATCGTGGTCACCGGTGACGTGACCCAGGTGGACCTGCCCGGGGGGACCCAGAGCGGCCTGCGGGTGGTCCGTGAGATCCTCACCAGCGTCGAGGACGTGCACTTCGCCCAGCTCTCCAGCTCCGACGTGGTCCGGCACCGGCTGGTCGGGGAGATCGTCGACGCGTACGCCCGCTGGGACGCCGAACAGGAGAACCAGCAGGCACAGAGCGTGCACGCCGTGCCGGGCCGGGCCGCCCAGGGCGGCCGGGCCGGCCGTCGCCGCTAG
- a CDS encoding snapalysin family zinc-dependent metalloprotease codes for MSPRRIGRRLTTLVAGVAVTLGLGLAQPSTASADVVATATVCYNTSQAGPYAGVADQAAGIWNAYTNNVDMSKCGSNLMIYYTTGGGSYAVRRSLGNGYVVIDTQQAAQYSVLRIMTHEIGHILGLPDNYNGQCYLLMSGGSAGTGCTNPYPYTTEAQQVDRNFGGFAATGSQVFRNSWPAPAAIG; via the coding sequence GTGTCCCCACGAAGGATCGGCCGCCGCCTCACCACCCTCGTCGCCGGCGTCGCCGTCACCCTGGGCCTCGGCCTGGCCCAACCCTCGACCGCCTCGGCCGACGTGGTCGCCACCGCCACGGTCTGCTACAACACCAGCCAGGCCGGCCCGTACGCGGGCGTCGCCGACCAGGCCGCCGGGATCTGGAACGCGTACACCAACAACGTCGACATGTCGAAGTGCGGCTCGAACCTGATGATCTACTACACCACCGGCGGTGGCTCCTACGCCGTCCGGCGCAGCCTCGGCAACGGCTACGTGGTCATCGACACCCAGCAGGCCGCGCAGTACAGCGTGCTGCGGATCATGACCCACGAGATCGGCCACATCCTCGGCCTGCCGGACAACTACAACGGCCAGTGCTACCTGCTCATGTCCGGCGGCAGCGCCGGCACCGGCTGCACCAACCCGTACCCGTACACCACCGAGGCCCAGCAGGTGGACCGGAACTTCGGTGGCTTCGCCGCCACCGGCAGCCAGGTCTTCCGGAACAGCTGGCCGGCGCCGGCCGCCATCGGCTGA
- a CDS encoding serine hydrolase domain-containing protein, translating to MVRQVQAGARVPALSVALHRADRPLWQLTVGGTGNDAPLTPQTPFRIGSVTKTFTAVLVLQCRDDGLLDLDDPVGRHLDLPAHGELTVRRLLSHTSGLQREPYGDIWDTLRAPGTAQLLADLDRAERVLPPARRFHYSNLGMALLGELVGRLRGGTWVEVLADRILTPLGLAATTTRPGPYAATGFLVDAYSDHVRPEPPTDFGAVGPAAQLWSTAADMARWAAFLADPAALDPRAAVLAPATLDEMRWPLTLTDEATWGDGFGLGLILVPQPHRVVHVGHDGAMPGFLASVYGRRGGDGTPGAMGCAVLGSAGTAAAIFDLPHRLLTASVEHDPAEIEPWSPGEPAPEAYRDLLGRWWGEGFEYVFFWRDGALRARRAEDPPGKPAAVFAPLPDRPDVLRTVSGREVGELLRLTRDERGAVRRMHWATYRFTRDQQTFDGYDVRWPTRG from the coding sequence ATGGTGCGGCAGGTGCAGGCCGGGGCCCGGGTGCCGGCGCTGTCGGTGGCGTTGCACCGGGCGGACCGGCCACTCTGGCAGCTCACGGTCGGCGGCACCGGCAACGACGCCCCGCTGACCCCGCAGACCCCGTTCCGGATCGGGTCGGTCACCAAGACCTTCACCGCCGTACTGGTGCTCCAGTGCCGGGACGACGGGCTGCTCGACCTCGACGACCCGGTGGGACGGCATCTCGACCTGCCGGCGCACGGTGAGCTGACCGTGCGCCGGCTGCTGTCGCACACCTCCGGCCTGCAACGGGAGCCGTACGGCGACATCTGGGACACGCTGCGCGCTCCCGGTACGGCCCAGCTCCTGGCCGATCTGGACCGCGCCGAGCGGGTGTTGCCGCCGGCCCGCCGGTTCCACTACTCGAACCTGGGCATGGCGCTGCTCGGGGAGCTGGTCGGGCGGCTGCGCGGCGGGACCTGGGTGGAGGTGCTCGCCGACCGGATCCTCACCCCGCTGGGGTTGGCCGCCACCACCACCCGGCCCGGTCCGTACGCGGCCACCGGGTTCCTGGTGGACGCCTACTCCGACCACGTCCGGCCGGAGCCGCCGACGGATTTCGGCGCGGTCGGTCCGGCGGCGCAGCTGTGGAGTACCGCCGCCGACATGGCCCGGTGGGCGGCCTTCCTGGCGGACCCGGCGGCGTTGGACCCGAGGGCGGCGGTGCTGGCCCCGGCCACCCTGGACGAGATGCGCTGGCCGCTCACCCTCACCGACGAGGCCACCTGGGGGGACGGCTTCGGGCTGGGCCTGATCCTGGTGCCGCAGCCGCACCGGGTGGTGCACGTCGGGCACGACGGGGCGATGCCGGGCTTCCTCGCCTCGGTGTACGGCCGGCGCGGCGGCGACGGGACACCGGGGGCGATGGGCTGCGCGGTGCTCGGGTCGGCGGGTACCGCCGCGGCGATCTTCGACCTGCCGCACCGGCTGCTCACCGCGTCGGTGGAGCACGATCCGGCCGAGATCGAGCCGTGGTCGCCGGGCGAGCCCGCGCCCGAGGCGTACCGGGACCTGCTGGGGCGCTGGTGGGGCGAGGGGTTCGAGTACGTCTTCTTCTGGCGCGACGGCGCGCTGCGGGCGCGGCGGGCGGAGGATCCGCCGGGCAAGCCGGCGGCGGTGTTCGCGCCGCTGCCGGACCGGCCGGACGTGTTGCGGACGGTCTCCGGGCGGGAGGTCGGCGAGCTGCTGCGGCTGACCCGGGACGAGCGGGGCGCGGTGCGCCGGATGCACTGGGCGACCTACCGGTTCACCCGCGACCAGCAGACCTTCGACGGGTACGACGTACGCTGGCCGACCCGGGGCTGA